A window of the Comamonas sp. Y33R10-2 genome harbors these coding sequences:
- the norR gene encoding nitric oxide reductase transcriptional regulator NorR codes for MTTSHILNAVSPLIADLAQDLSERERLRRLLAALRNLLPADAVALLKLEGEWLHPMAIDGLMPDTLGRRFRLAEHPRFAQLLAAGQAMRFEPDSPLPDPYDGLIAHKGQTITELHVHDCMGCVLQLGGMPWGLLTLDALEPGRFADPAALAMLQAFSNLAAATVATAERVHQLSQIARGASHTASTPTAPERGLQGSSPAMRQLQKDIALVAASDLSVLITGETGTGKELVAQAVHAQSGRAGKPMVSINCAALPDNLVESELFGHVRGAFTGALTERSGKFEQAHQGTLFLDEVGELSLPVQAKLLRVLQSGQLQRLGSDREHHVDVRVIAATNRDLAAEVSAGRMRADFYHRLNVYPLNVPPLRQRDSDVLQLAGYFLEENRSRLKLGGLRLDAAAQAALLTHRWTGNVRELEHLISRAVLKALSRNDGSAGRANGRLRIVTLGVADLWDKPQATAAAPQPQATTALPLPVPQAGLRDAVTAYERELVNASLTRHHGSWAAAARELQLDRANLQRLAKRLEINSP; via the coding sequence ATGACAACATCCCACATACTCAATGCCGTCAGCCCGTTGATTGCCGATCTGGCGCAGGACCTGAGCGAACGCGAGCGCCTGCGCCGCCTGCTGGCCGCATTGCGCAATCTGCTGCCTGCCGATGCCGTGGCCCTGCTGAAACTAGAAGGCGAATGGCTGCACCCCATGGCGATTGATGGCTTGATGCCCGATACGCTGGGGCGCCGCTTTAGGCTGGCCGAGCACCCGCGCTTTGCCCAATTGCTGGCCGCCGGTCAGGCCATGCGCTTTGAGCCTGACAGCCCCCTGCCCGACCCCTACGACGGTCTGATCGCCCACAAAGGCCAGACCATTACCGAGTTGCATGTGCACGACTGCATGGGCTGCGTGCTGCAGCTAGGCGGCATGCCCTGGGGTCTGCTGACGCTGGATGCGCTTGAGCCCGGGCGCTTTGCCGACCCGGCGGCGCTGGCCATGCTGCAGGCATTCAGCAATCTGGCAGCAGCCACCGTGGCCACGGCAGAGCGCGTGCACCAGCTGTCTCAAATCGCACGTGGCGCCAGCCATACCGCCAGCACCCCAACAGCGCCTGAACGCGGCTTGCAGGGCTCAAGCCCCGCCATGCGCCAGCTGCAAAAAGACATAGCTCTCGTCGCGGCCAGTGACCTCAGCGTGCTCATCACCGGAGAAACCGGCACCGGCAAAGAGCTGGTGGCGCAGGCCGTACACGCACAGTCAGGCCGCGCGGGCAAGCCCATGGTCAGCATCAACTGCGCAGCCCTGCCAGACAACTTGGTGGAAAGCGAGCTATTCGGCCATGTGCGCGGCGCCTTTACCGGCGCCCTGACCGAGCGCAGCGGCAAGTTCGAGCAGGCGCATCAGGGCACGCTTTTTCTGGATGAAGTGGGCGAGCTTTCGCTGCCTGTGCAGGCCAAGCTGCTGCGCGTGCTGCAAAGCGGGCAGCTGCAACGCCTGGGTTCGGACCGGGAGCACCATGTGGATGTGCGCGTGATTGCGGCCACCAACCGCGATCTGGCAGCGGAAGTCAGCGCCGGGCGCATGCGCGCGGACTTCTATCACCGGCTCAATGTCTATCCGCTCAATGTGCCGCCGCTGCGCCAGCGTGACAGCGATGTGCTGCAGCTGGCCGGCTATTTTCTCGAAGAGAATCGCTCGCGACTCAAACTGGGCGGCCTGCGTCTAGATGCCGCTGCGCAAGCGGCTTTGCTGACCCACCGCTGGACTGGCAATGTGCGCGAGCTGGAGCACTTGATTAGCCGCGCCGTGCTCAAGGCATTAAGCCGCAACGACGGCAGCGCGGGCCGAGCCAACGGCAGGCTGCGCATTGTGACTTTGGGCGTCGCCGACCTCTGGGACAAGCCACAAGCCACTGCGGCAGCGCCTCAACCACAAGCCACGACGGCTCTGCCGCTACCCGTGCCCCAAGCCGGCCTGCGAGATGCAGTCACCGCCTATGAGCGCGAACTGGTTAATGCCAGTCTGACGCGCCACCACGGCAGCTGGGCTGCGGCGGCGCGTGAGCTGCAACTGGATCGCGCCAATTTGCAGCGGCTGGCCAAGCGGCTTGAAATCAATAGCCCCTGA
- the hmpA gene encoding NO-inducible flavohemoprotein, translating into MLTERQREIVKATVPLLETGGEALTTHFYKIMLAEHPEVRPLFNQAHQQSGAQPRALAHSVLMYAKNIDRLENLGSLPAQIINKHVALQVQAEHYPVVGACLLRAIREVLGAEIATDEVISAWAAAYQQLADILIGAERAVYEQTAAAEGGWRGGRNFKVVQKQAESAEITSFYLEPVDGGAVITHQPGQYIGLRMVVDGVEQRRNYSLSAASNGKSYRISVKREAGGKVSSYLHDSIHVGDTLELFPPAGHFTLQSNAKPLVLISGGVGITPTLPMLQAALPTGREITFIHCARDRGVHAFREKIDALVAANEQLTRRYCYDKATAGDEVDAQGLLSTEQLAEWLPESRDADVYFLGPRGFMRSVKQSLSTLGVPDAQVHYEFFGPAEALA; encoded by the coding sequence ATGCTTACCGAACGTCAACGCGAGATTGTCAAAGCCACCGTACCACTGCTGGAAACCGGCGGCGAGGCGCTGACCACCCATTTCTACAAAATCATGCTGGCCGAGCACCCAGAAGTGCGCCCGCTGTTCAACCAGGCGCACCAGCAAAGCGGTGCCCAGCCACGTGCGCTGGCCCACAGTGTGCTGATGTACGCCAAGAACATTGACCGTCTGGAAAATCTGGGCAGCCTGCCCGCGCAAATCATCAACAAGCATGTGGCGCTGCAGGTGCAGGCCGAGCATTACCCGGTTGTGGGCGCCTGCTTGCTGCGCGCCATTCGCGAGGTGCTGGGCGCCGAGATCGCCACCGATGAGGTGATCTCCGCCTGGGCAGCCGCCTATCAACAGCTGGCCGATATTCTGATTGGTGCAGAGCGTGCGGTGTACGAGCAGACTGCAGCGGCCGAAGGCGGCTGGCGCGGTGGTCGAAACTTCAAGGTCGTGCAAAAACAGGCCGAGTCTGCCGAGATCACCTCGTTCTATCTGGAGCCCGTGGATGGTGGTGCCGTCATCACCCACCAGCCCGGCCAGTACATTGGCCTGCGCATGGTGGTGGATGGCGTGGAGCAGCGCCGCAACTACTCGCTGTCGGCGGCCAGCAATGGCAAGAGCTACCGCATCAGCGTCAAGCGCGAGGCAGGCGGCAAGGTCTCCAGCTATCTGCATGACAGCATTCACGTGGGCGATACGCTGGAGCTGTTCCCGCCCGCAGGCCACTTCACGCTGCAAAGCAATGCCAAGCCACTGGTGCTGATCAGCGGCGGCGTGGGCATCACGCCCACTCTGCCCATGCTACAGGCCGCGCTGCCCACGGGCCGCGAGATCACCTTCATCCACTGCGCACGCGATCGCGGTGTGCACGCCTTCCGTGAGAAAATTGATGCGCTGGTCGCAGCCAATGAGCAGCTGACACGCCGTTACTGCTATGACAAGGCAACCGCTGGCGATGAGGTCGATGCGCAAGGCCTGCTGAGCACCGAGCAACTGGCCGAGTGGCTGCCCGAGTCGCGTGATGCCGATGTCTACTTCCTGGGCCCACGCGGCTTTATGCGCAGCGTCAAGCAATCGCTGAGCACTCTGGGTGTGCCCGATGCACAGGTGCATTACGAGTTCTTTGGCCCCGCGGAGGCACTGGCCTGA
- a CDS encoding DUF445 domain-containing protein — MLTQEQRLSLQHAKRLPLILLLLVTAGFIITAAASSRWGIAGQAVPLWLVCLRGMCEAAMVGALADWFAVSALFKRIPLPLVGRHTAIIPRNKDRIGENLAVFVRDKFLDAPSLVALIERNNPAQVLADWLTAPANNQLLGKQVARLALAALEMVQDKQVEKFLTQSLKAVMAHVDLSRTAASLLSGLTAGGRHQEVLDDVLGRISRVLQKEQTHVLIAQTIVVWLKREHPIKEKMMPTDWLSDKGASMIASALDSLLQDVAHNPDHRLREAFDGSVQRLIEGLQNDPAYAERVEKLRNYLLHDEKLAAYLRELWTGWRARLERDLADENSALARRAAVMGRWLGQALAHDEELRDSMNERLKRWATTLAPDVSKFIGQHIADTVKRWDAEQLSELIEAHIGKDLQYIRINGTLVGGAIGLLLFLISHAGSLWQALK, encoded by the coding sequence ATGCTGACCCAAGAACAACGCCTGTCATTGCAGCACGCCAAGCGGCTGCCGCTGATTTTGCTGCTGCTGGTGACGGCAGGTTTCATCATCACCGCTGCAGCCAGCTCGCGCTGGGGCATCGCCGGGCAGGCTGTGCCGCTGTGGCTGGTTTGCCTGCGCGGAATGTGCGAGGCCGCCATGGTGGGCGCGCTGGCGGATTGGTTTGCAGTCTCGGCCTTGTTCAAGCGCATACCGCTGCCGCTGGTGGGGCGGCACACGGCCATCATCCCGCGCAACAAAGACCGCATTGGCGAGAATTTGGCCGTGTTTGTGCGCGACAAATTTCTCGATGCCCCGTCGCTGGTCGCACTCATCGAGCGCAACAACCCCGCGCAGGTGCTGGCTGACTGGCTGACGGCCCCCGCCAACAACCAGTTGCTGGGCAAGCAGGTTGCGCGGCTGGCGCTGGCGGCGCTGGAGATGGTGCAAGACAAGCAAGTCGAGAAATTTTTGACCCAGTCACTCAAGGCCGTGATGGCGCATGTCGATCTGTCGCGCACGGCGGCATCGCTGCTGTCGGGGCTGACTGCGGGTGGTCGTCATCAGGAGGTGCTCGACGATGTGCTGGGCCGCATCAGTCGTGTGCTGCAAAAAGAGCAGACCCATGTGCTGATTGCGCAGACTATCGTCGTCTGGCTCAAGCGCGAGCACCCGATCAAAGAAAAAATGATGCCCACGGACTGGCTCAGCGACAAGGGCGCAAGCATGATCGCCAGTGCTTTGGACAGTCTGCTGCAGGACGTGGCGCACAACCCCGACCACCGCCTGCGCGAGGCGTTTGATGGCTCGGTGCAGCGGCTCATTGAGGGGCTGCAAAACGATCCGGCCTATGCCGAACGCGTGGAAAAGCTGCGCAACTATCTGCTGCACGACGAGAAGCTAGCCGCCTATCTGCGCGAGCTGTGGACAGGCTGGCGTGCCCGGCTGGAGCGTGATCTGGCGGATGAAAACTCAGCCCTTGCGCGGCGTGCTGCGGTGATGGGGCGCTGGCTGGGGCAAGCTCTGGCGCATGACGAGGAATTGCGAGACTCGATGAACGAGCGCCTCAAACGCTGGGCGACGACACTGGCACCCGATGTGTCTAAATTCATCGGCCAGCATATTGCCGACACCGTTAAGCGCTGGGATGCGGAGCAACTCTCAGAGCTGATCGAGGCGCATATTGGCAAGGATCTGCAGTACATCCGCATCAACGGCACGCTGGTGGGCGGCGCGATTGGGCTGTTGTTATTCCTTATCTCGCACGCAGGGAGTTTGTGGCAAGCCTTGAAGTGA
- a CDS encoding DUF3297 family protein, with the protein MTDATRPELPDHLSIDPRSPHHVAAVFEHDIGIRFNGTDRFDVEEYCVSEGWVKIPHAKAIDRKGKPLLIKIKGTVEAYYR; encoded by the coding sequence ATGACCGACGCAACCCGCCCCGAACTGCCAGACCACTTGTCCATCGACCCCCGCAGCCCCCACCATGTGGCCGCCGTGTTCGAGCATGACATCGGCATCCGCTTCAACGGCACTGACCGTTTCGACGTCGAGGAATACTGTGTCAGCGAAGGCTGGGTCAAGATCCCTCACGCCAAGGCCATCGACCGCAAGGGCAAGCCTTTGCTGATCAAGATCAAGGGTACGGTCGAAGCGTATTACCGTTAA